A region of uncultured Tolumonas sp. DNA encodes the following proteins:
- the pmbA gene encoding metalloprotease PmbA, with protein sequence MNSQEQILQEQHKLERVVSDALQIAQELGADTAEISISKQTGISINTRGGEVENIEFNKDGALGIAIYRDGRKGSSSTADLSVSAIRRCIEAALEISRYTAVDPCAGLADRDLMAWDAPDLELLYPVALEPQYGIELARRCEQHALSLDKRIKQSDNGSFSSHHGIKVYGNTHGFVKGYAASRHSLSCVLIGEQDGDMQRDYSYSTARELCDLWTPERIAEDAVSRTVSHLGGRKIATTEVPVLFLPEAANSLFGHLVSAISGGNLYRKSTFLLDSLGQQLFPDWFQIHEFAHLPKGLASSPFDGEGVRTQDRSIIENGVLQTYLLTAYSARKLGLQSTGHAGGIHNWRVDGQGQSLDALMQQMGTGLVVSELMGQGVNIVTGDYSRGATGFWVENGQIAYPVEEITIAGNLKDMFRQIVAVGNDIDPRCSLQSGSVLIERMKIAGN encoded by the coding sequence ATGAATTCTCAGGAACAAATTTTACAAGAACAGCACAAACTTGAACGTGTCGTGAGCGATGCGTTACAGATCGCCCAGGAGTTGGGGGCCGACACCGCAGAAATTTCCATCAGTAAACAAACTGGTATTTCCATTAACACCCGTGGCGGCGAAGTCGAAAATATCGAATTTAACAAAGATGGCGCACTCGGCATCGCAATCTATCGTGATGGCCGCAAAGGCTCGTCATCTACCGCGGATTTGAGCGTCAGTGCTATTCGTCGTTGTATTGAAGCCGCACTGGAGATCTCGCGTTATACCGCGGTTGACCCCTGTGCCGGGCTGGCGGATCGTGACTTGATGGCATGGGATGCGCCGGATCTGGAACTGCTGTATCCGGTCGCGCTGGAGCCGCAATACGGCATCGAACTGGCACGTCGCTGTGAACAACATGCGTTGTCGTTAGATAAACGCATCAAACAGTCAGATAACGGCAGCTTTTCCAGCCATCATGGCATCAAGGTGTACGGTAATACCCATGGTTTCGTGAAGGGTTATGCCGCCAGTCGTCATTCTCTGAGCTGCGTGCTGATCGGTGAGCAAGACGGCGATATGCAACGTGACTACAGCTACAGCACGGCGCGTGAGTTGTGTGACCTGTGGACGCCGGAACGTATCGCCGAAGACGCGGTGAGTCGCACGGTATCGCATTTGGGTGGCCGTAAGATCGCGACGACCGAAGTGCCGGTGTTATTCCTGCCAGAAGCGGCGAACAGCCTGTTTGGTCATCTGGTCTCTGCGATCAGTGGTGGCAATCTGTATCGTAAGTCGACGTTCCTGTTGGATAGCCTTGGGCAACAACTGTTCCCGGATTGGTTCCAGATCCATGAATTTGCCCATCTGCCGAAAGGGCTGGCGAGTTCACCATTTGATGGCGAAGGCGTGCGCACGCAAGATCGTTCCATCATCGAAAATGGCGTACTGCAAACCTACCTGCTGACTGCATATTCAGCGCGGAAACTAGGTCTGCAATCGACTGGTCATGCCGGTGGTATCCATAACTGGCGCGTTGACGGACAAGGTCAAAGTCTGGATGCCCTGATGCAGCAGATGGGCACTGGCTTAGTTGTTAGTGAACTGATGGGGCAGGGCGTGAATATTGTCACCGGCGATTATTCGCGCGGCGCAACCGGTTTCTGGGTGGAAAACGGGCAGATTGCTTATCCGGTGGAAGAGATCACCATCGCTGGCAATTTGAAAGATATGTTCCGTCAAATTGTGGCGGTGGGTAATGATATCGATCCGCGTTGCAGTCTGCAGAGTGGTTCTGTGTTGATCGAACGCATGAAAATTGCGGGGAATTAA
- the yjgA gene encoding ribosome biogenesis factor YjgA, with amino-acid sequence MNHQKPTHDESDDDYVSKTGLKREAAALQKLGEELVNLKPAELERVPLDEDLIDAIAMGHKLKGKHEALRRHLQFVGKMMRNRDITEIKAVLDQIHSRNNSTNARLHKLEQWRDKLIADGDDAINAVIGECHTLERQKLRQLVSRVKKEQAANHPPAAFRELFKYLREHMEEQL; translated from the coding sequence ATGAATCATCAAAAACCAACCCACGATGAGTCGGATGACGATTACGTCAGTAAGACAGGTCTGAAACGTGAAGCCGCTGCGTTGCAAAAACTGGGCGAAGAGCTGGTCAACTTAAAGCCTGCTGAGCTGGAACGTGTGCCACTGGATGAAGATCTGATCGACGCGATTGCCATGGGGCATAAGCTGAAAGGTAAACACGAAGCCCTGCGCCGCCATTTGCAATTTGTCGGTAAAATGATGCGTAACCGCGATATTACCGAAATTAAAGCAGTGCTGGATCAGATCCACAGCCGCAATAACAGCACCAATGCGCGTTTGCACAAGCTGGAACAGTGGCGCGATAAGTTGATTGCGGATGGTGACGATGCGATCAACGCCGTGATCGGGGAATGCCACACTCTGGAACGCCAGAAACTGCGCCAGTTGGTGAGTCGCGTGAAGAAAGAACAAGCCGCGAACCATCCACCGGCAGCATTCCGTGAACTGTTCAAATATCTGCGTGAACACATGGAAGAACAGCTGTAA